The window GGGCATCGACGAGAACCGCATCCTCGAACTGATGGACCCCGACAAGGACGCGGACGGTCTGCACCCGATGAACCTCGGGCGCCTCGTCCTCAACGAGCCCGCCCCGCTGCCCTGCACCCCGAACGGCGTCCTCACCCTCCTGCGCCGGTACGGCGTCGAGATCAAGGGCGCCGAGGTCGTGGTCGTCGGGCGTGGTGTGACGATCGGGCGTCCGATGCCGCTGCTGCTCACCCGGCGCAGCGAGAACGCGACGGTGACCCAGTGCCACACCGGCACGCGTGATCTGGCCGCGCACCTGCGGAAGGCGGACATCATCGTCGCCGCGGCCGGCTCCGCCCACCTGATCCGGCCCGAGGACGTGAAGCCGGGCGCCGCCGTCCTCGACGTCGGTGTGTCCCGCTCCGCGGAGGGCAAGATCGTCGGCGACGTCCACCCCGGCGTCGCGGAGGTCGCCGGCTGGATCTCTCCCAACCCCGGCGGCGTCGG is drawn from Streptomyces bottropensis ATCC 25435 and contains these coding sequences:
- a CDS encoding bifunctional methylenetetrahydrofolate dehydrogenase/methenyltetrahydrofolate cyclohydrolase; its protein translation is MSAQILDGKATAAAIKSDLTARVAVLKEKGITPGLGTILVGEDPGSQKYVAGKHRDCAQVGIASIQRELPATATQEEIEAVVRELNEDPACTGYIVQLPLPKGIDENRILELMDPDKDADGLHPMNLGRLVLNEPAPLPCTPNGVLTLLRRYGVEIKGAEVVVVGRGVTIGRPMPLLLTRRSENATVTQCHTGTRDLAAHLRKADIIVAAAGSAHLIRPEDVKPGAAVLDVGVSRSAEGKIVGDVHPGVAEVAGWISPNPGGVGPMTRAQLLVNVVEAAERSAG